The following are encoded in a window of Massilia sp. R2A-15 genomic DNA:
- a CDS encoding acyltransferase — translation MQKSAKKLVHLVSVRGLAAWLVVFFHSIALWRSAVPDTPTWLLAFVDHGYLAVDFFFILSGFIIFINYYEKFGANFNHNLLTFYWNRITRIYPVHLLMLGAYLVLAVAFIYSSASRSMPPGYTASAFWQSVLLVHAWTGSPLTWNVPSWSISAEWFVYLLFPFIAVFLRARIRGVGAHLLGALAMPATLAAVYFLVGARSLGASEAGMPLVRALCEFLLGALAGSLYVYHPALLLAGRKFVAVMIAIAATIVLCFDLPNYATVPALFFLVVVYLIVDTGWVMKALSARVLVYLGEISYSTYLVHYFVYDVFKAGWVHASQPVSVLALMTSFLMVLLLSMLMYKYVEIPAQDYLRGGIWKRRWGPLRFRP, via the coding sequence ATGCAAAAGAGCGCTAAAAAACTCGTGCATCTGGTCAGTGTTCGCGGCCTGGCCGCGTGGCTGGTCGTGTTCTTTCACTCGATCGCTTTGTGGCGCAGCGCGGTTCCGGACACGCCCACATGGTTGCTGGCATTCGTCGACCATGGCTACCTGGCGGTGGATTTCTTTTTCATCCTCAGCGGCTTCATCATTTTTATTAACTATTATGAAAAATTTGGCGCAAATTTTAATCATAATCTGCTGACGTTTTACTGGAACCGCATCACCCGGATCTATCCGGTCCATCTCCTGATGCTGGGCGCATATCTGGTCCTTGCCGTCGCCTTCATCTATTCCTCCGCCTCGCGCAGCATGCCTCCTGGATACACCGCCAGCGCGTTCTGGCAGAGCGTGTTGCTGGTTCACGCCTGGACCGGCAGCCCGCTGACGTGGAACGTGCCGTCCTGGTCGATCAGTGCCGAATGGTTTGTGTACCTGCTGTTTCCGTTCATTGCCGTGTTCCTGCGCGCCCGCATTCGCGGTGTTGGCGCGCATCTGCTTGGCGCGTTGGCGATGCCGGCGACCCTGGCCGCAGTCTACTTCCTCGTCGGCGCCCGTTCGCTGGGCGCGTCGGAAGCGGGCATGCCCCTGGTGCGGGCGCTGTGTGAATTCCTTCTTGGCGCACTGGCCGGGTCACTTTACGTCTATCATCCGGCCTTGCTGCTCGCCGGCCGCAAGTTCGTGGCGGTGATGATTGCCATCGCGGCGACGATCGTGCTGTGCTTCGACTTGCCGAACTATGCGACCGTGCCCGCGCTGTTTTTCCTGGTGGTCGTGTATCTTATCGTCGACACCGGCTGGGTGATGAAAGCCCTGTCCGCCCGCGTGCTGGTGTACCTGGGAGAGATCTCCTATTCCACCTACCTGGTGCACTACTTCGTGTACGACGTATTCAAGGCTGGCTGGGTGCATGCTTCGCAGCCGGTCAGCGTGCTTGCCCTGATGACCTCGTTCCTGATGGTGCTCTTGCTGTCGATGCTGATGTACAAATATGTGGAGATCCCGGCGCAAGATTATCTGCGCGGGGGAATCTGGAAGAGGCGCTGGGGTCCCCTGCGCTTTCGACCTTGA
- a CDS encoding putative O-glycosylation ligase, exosortase A system-associated codes for MRSAFLAAILFYVLLVGVSYPFVAMLAYVWIDIVKPQALAYSIINGLPLAMIAAIVVLISFLTSAEKKKIPVDNTIFLLTFFAAWITFTSAIADPGVGAWVKWDWAFKVVIFASFIPFVIRSRIHIEAFLLTMVFSIATISFSGGVKAALGGGGYGVLAIMGDSNSGLAESSTLAAVCVMQLPIMHYLYNHSVIFPNSRMFKLVIAMTALVDLFTIVGSGARTGLVAGGCLVALYALRSRHKVRVAIALAVALAIGSQLDLSGTAWGNRMSSIGTYEQDSSAMGRIEVWKWTMGFALQHPQGGGFDAFKLNRIASVGEGGVQYYDPNEYRGKAFHNVFFEVMGEQGLIGFAVYLSILGMTFWKLSQVRRRVVADPEKKWMFDMASRLSDALTVLLVGGMFIGIAYQCYIFYLVSLAICLNQMTRAAPAPTWVAFSHAKER; via the coding sequence ATGCGCAGTGCCTTTCTGGCGGCAATTCTGTTCTATGTATTGCTCGTTGGGGTGTCCTACCCTTTCGTGGCAATGCTGGCCTACGTCTGGATCGATATCGTCAAGCCGCAGGCGCTGGCCTATTCCATCATTAACGGATTGCCGCTGGCGATGATCGCCGCGATTGTCGTGCTGATCTCGTTTCTGACCAGCGCTGAGAAAAAAAAGATTCCTGTCGACAATACGATCTTCCTGCTCACCTTCTTCGCCGCGTGGATCACTTTCACCTCCGCCATTGCCGATCCTGGCGTCGGCGCCTGGGTCAAATGGGACTGGGCGTTCAAGGTAGTGATTTTCGCGAGCTTCATTCCCTTCGTGATCCGGTCGCGGATTCATATCGAAGCGTTCTTGCTGACCATGGTGTTCTCGATCGCCACCATCTCCTTCTCGGGAGGCGTGAAAGCGGCCCTCGGCGGCGGCGGCTATGGCGTATTGGCGATCATGGGCGACAGCAATTCCGGGCTGGCCGAGAGCAGTACCCTGGCCGCGGTGTGCGTCATGCAACTGCCGATCATGCATTATCTTTACAACCATTCGGTCATTTTTCCGAACAGCCGCATGTTCAAGCTCGTAATCGCGATGACGGCCCTCGTCGACCTGTTCACTATCGTAGGCAGCGGTGCGCGCACCGGGCTTGTCGCGGGCGGTTGCCTGGTGGCGCTATACGCATTGCGCTCACGCCATAAGGTGCGCGTGGCGATCGCGCTGGCGGTCGCGCTGGCGATCGGTTCCCAGCTCGACCTGAGCGGCACCGCCTGGGGCAATCGCATGTCCTCAATCGGAACCTACGAGCAGGACTCTTCGGCGATGGGGCGAATCGAAGTGTGGAAATGGACGATGGGCTTTGCCCTTCAACATCCCCAGGGGGGCGGGTTCGACGCCTTCAAGCTCAACCGGATCGCGTCCGTCGGCGAGGGCGGCGTGCAGTACTACGATCCGAACGAATATCGCGGCAAGGCGTTTCACAACGTATTTTTCGAAGTAATGGGTGAACAAGGGCTGATTGGTTTTGCCGTGTATCTGTCGATTCTGGGCATGACCTTCTGGAAGCTGAGCCAGGTTCGCCGCCGCGTCGTCGCGGACCCGGAAAAAAAGTGGATGTTCGACATGGCGTCCAGGCTTTCCGACGCGCTGACGGTGTTGCTGGTCGGCGGGATGTTCATCGGAATTGCGTATCAGTGTTACATCTTCTATCTGGTTTCGCTTGCGATCTGCCTGAACCAAATGACGCGCGCAGCCCCCGCTCCAACCTGGGTCGCCTTTTCCCATGCAAAAGAGCGCTAA
- a CDS encoding cytochrome c5 family protein: MSDAHMEHQSAIRTPKQLIAAVAGFFLVTVIGIILLVSFVTAPKLTGAGTESQSAEAVAARVRPVADEGYTLKDASGPKVLQSAEAVYTTTCSACHGSGAAGAPKLGDAGAWSPRIAQGYDTLLKHALEGIRAMPAKGGNPDLDDVEVARAVVYLANQGGAKFKEPAAPAAAAASAAASEAAQTAAAAPAAAAQPTAATGEKLYGATCVACHGAGIAGAPKFGDKAAWTPRIKQGNAALYDHAIKGFQGKNGMMPPKGGSSASDDEIKAAVDFMTAAAK; encoded by the coding sequence ATGAGCGACGCACACATGGAACACCAATCTGCAATCCGTACCCCTAAACAACTGATCGCCGCCGTGGCCGGGTTTTTCCTGGTCACCGTGATCGGCATCATCCTGCTGGTCTCCTTCGTCACCGCCCCCAAGCTGACGGGCGCCGGGACCGAGAGCCAGAGCGCCGAAGCGGTCGCGGCGCGCGTGCGCCCGGTTGCCGACGAAGGCTACACCCTGAAGGACGCAAGCGGACCGAAAGTGCTGCAGAGCGCTGAAGCCGTTTACACCACGACCTGCTCGGCATGCCACGGCAGCGGCGCCGCGGGCGCACCGAAGCTGGGCGACGCCGGCGCATGGAGCCCGCGCATTGCCCAAGGTTACGACACGCTGCTCAAACACGCGCTCGAGGGTATTCGCGCGATGCCGGCCAAAGGGGGCAATCCCGACCTCGACGACGTTGAGGTAGCCCGGGCAGTCGTGTACCTCGCCAACCAGGGCGGCGCGAAATTCAAGGAGCCAGCGGCGCCTGCAGCGGCTGCCGCATCGGCGGCAGCCTCGGAAGCGGCGCAAACGGCGGCAGCGGCGCCAGCCGCGGCTGCCCAGCCGACTGCAGCTACCGGTGAAAAGCTGTATGGCGCAACCTGCGTCGCCTGCCACGGCGCGGGAATCGCCGGCGCCCCGAAGTTCGGCGACAAGGCGGCGTGGACGCCGCGCATCAAGCAAGGCAATGCGGCGCTGTACGATCATGCGATCAAGGGCTTTCAAGGCAAGAACGGGATGATGCCGCCGAAGGGTGGATCGTCGGCCTCGGACGACGAGATCAAGGCGGCTGTCGATTTCATGACTGCAGCTGCAAAATAA